One segment of Triticum aestivum cultivar Chinese Spring chromosome 2A, IWGSC CS RefSeq v2.1, whole genome shotgun sequence DNA contains the following:
- the LOC123187713 gene encoding uncharacterized protein, translating to MTLEEAPFYPRKKLVQKQQYFQKLSKHIHLKGRYDVVTSVAIPLALAGTSLFMIGRGIYNMSNGIGKKE from the exons ATGACGCTAGAAGAAGCACCATTTTACCCACGCAAGAAGCTCGTTCAGAAGCAGCAGTATTTCCAGAAGCTGAGCAAGCATATCCACCTTAAAGGCCGCTATGATGTGGTCACCTCAGTTGCCATTCCCCTTGCGCTTGCTGGCACCAGCTTGTTCATGATT GGTCGTGGGATCTACAACATGTCTAACGGGATTGGGAAAAAGGAGTGA
- the LOC123187711 gene encoding uncharacterized protein has translation MDQGEGSARIVRGRGRNKRKWTMDEDEELVRALCKVSTDPRFRAEGGGFKNCYTQGIESLLAQRLPGRGIKASPHIDSRLKVLKRKFHAIKEMLASPGFSWDGSRKVFRCEKQRYDEYCKDNPRARGMYGVPFPHFDVFDAVYGKDRAAREVVEVSEEVTADMENGNTSEAEEDRTSNGPSGRSLDATSTYKKQERCKNGGKRKRTESNCLSPDTLKDVRGHYQRASQHVDTMAEAMELFKDVHRHFQSVVQHAGAMAAAMEAFKDAHDQFQSVVQNVSTAATAMEQFKDAHDQFRSITQNGSATEAVIEPHADLRERLSPEVPQQDARVRAIAEMQKLGFTGSEVVSAASVFTKEPDQMGMFLALPEIYRREYILKMLNGGQSLHF, from the exons ATGGATCAGGGCGAGGGCTCCGCTAGGATCGTGCGAGGCAGAGGCAGGAACAAGAGGAAGTGGACAATGGACGAGGACGAGGAGCTGGTCAGGGCCCTCTGCAAGGTGTCCACCGACCCCAGGTTCAGGGCCGAAGGAGGGGGCTTCAAGAACTGCTACACCCAGGGGATAGAGAGCCTGCTCGCGCAGCGGCTGCCCGGCCGCGGCATAAAAGCCAGCCCTCACATCGACTCCCGGCTCAAGGTGCTCAAGCGCAAGTTCCACGCGATCAAGGAGATGCTCGCGTCGCCGGGGTTCTCCTGGGACGGCTCCAGGAAGGTCTTCCGGTGCGAGAAGCAGCGATACGACGAGTACTGCAAA GATAATCCTAGAGCCAGGGGGATGTACGGTGTTCCATTTCCGCATTTCGATGTATTTGATGCGGTGTATGGCAAGGATAGAGCCGCTAGGGAAGTGGTGGAAGTGTCCGAGGAAGTAACCGCCGACATGGAGAATGGGAATACGAGTGAAGCGGAGGAAGATCGGACGTCCAATGGACCGTCCGGCCGATCCTTGGATGCTACATCAACCTATAAAAAACAGGAGAGATGTAAGAATGGCGGTAAAAGGAAGAGGACTGAATCGAATTGCCTGTCTCCAGACACGTTGAAGGATGTGCGTGGTCACTATCAACGCGCCAGCCAGCATGTCGACACGATGGCAGAAGCGATGGAGCTGTTCAAGGATGTGCACCGTCACTTCCAGAGTGTTGTTCAGCATGCCGGTGCAATGGCAGCGGCAATGGAGGCGTTCAAGGATGCACACGATCAGTTTCAGAGTGTTGTTCAGAATGTGAGCACCGCCGCAACAGCCATGGAGCAGTTCAAGGATGCACATGATCAGTTTCGAAGTATCACCCAGAATGGCAGCGCAACTGAAGCAGTTATTGAGCCTCATGCTGATCTGCGAGAAAGATTGTCGCCTGAGGTGCCCCAACAGGATGCCAGGGTAAGAGCCATTGCCGAGATGCAAAAGCTTGGGTTTACCGGAAGCGAAGTGGTCAGCGCTGCGAGTGTTTTCACAAAGGAACCGGACCAAATGGGCATGTTTTTAGCACTCCCCGAAATCTACAGGAGGGAGTACATACTCAAGATGCTCAATG GTGGGCAATCTCTCCATTTTTAG